The sequence CCTAAATGGTTAGTTTGAGGGGAGGCTGTATGAATATTTTAAAATCTGTTAAAGAAATGATGGCTTATCTGACCGAAGCTGCTGGGCGGATGTTTGTCGTCAGTGATGATGTGTACCCGTCAGTCGGTACTCAACCCTTTGAAGGAAC comes from Planktothrix serta PCC 8927 and encodes:
- a CDS encoding isochorismate synthase, which translates into the protein MVSLRGGCMNILKSVKEMMAYLTEAAGRMFVVSDDVYPSVGTQPFEGTPNKDPRRNH